From the Martelella mediterranea DSM 17316 genome, one window contains:
- a CDS encoding carboxymuconolactone decarboxylase family protein, translated as MNEQNQTIGETRLDRGKRMLAAIDGQAGQNVIDALDDIAPDFARYVFEFPFGDIYARPGLGLREREIATVAALTALGNAVPQLKVHIEAGLNVGVSQEEIVETIMQMSVYAGFPAALNGLFAAKEVFAARSGANA; from the coding sequence ATGAATGAACAGAACCAGACAATCGGCGAAACCCGCCTGGACCGCGGCAAGCGCATGCTGGCGGCCATCGACGGGCAGGCGGGACAGAATGTCATCGACGCGCTCGATGATATCGCCCCCGATTTCGCCCGTTATGTCTTTGAATTCCCCTTCGGCGATATCTATGCCCGCCCCGGGCTCGGCTTGCGCGAACGCGAGATTGCCACGGTCGCCGCCCTCACCGCGCTCGGAAACGCAGTCCCTCAGCTCAAGGTTCACATCGAAGCAGGCCTCAATGTCGGGGTGAGCCAGGAGGAAATCGTCGAAACCATCATGCAGATGTCGGTCTATGCCGGCTTTCCCGCCGCGCTCAACGGCCTGTTCGCGGCAAAGGAGGTCTTCGCAGCCCGTTCCGGCGCGAACGCCTGA
- a CDS encoding sensor histidine kinase NtrY-like, whose amino-acid sequence MAETHSVHQEGTHDGAPYGRGGARAILRSPGMFVVSGALITAFLSLFILLGLTPIKPTGKVVIALVATNSLFVLAMVFLIGREVSHLLKARRRGRAAAQLHIRIVALFSIVAITPAILVAIFATLTLNAGLDRWFALRTQSIVQSSLNVAQAYMMENASYLQGQTLSMGNDLERNRSLYLLDRRGFSDLMARQARGRGLLGASLVRADGSVIVEADLGDDKPLPDIPKDALEKAAAGTPTLIPPGDTNLVGAIIALEAIPDSLLYTVRAVDPTVMGAMRMIEDNVSEYSSMEEGRVSIQVAFAVLYLGFALIVLLAAIWTGIAVADRIVLPIRMLIGAADQVASGDMKVAVPVRSIDGDVGRLSSTFNKMVAEIREQQREILVAKDEVDDRRRFIEAVLSGVTAAVIGVDENRMVTIVNVSAGELLAARDDELLGRKLEEISPEIDLVMTAAMRRSRQNFRQQINLVRLGKERTLSVQVTREDSRDGSNAYVITLDDITDLIIAQRSTAWADVARRIAHEIKNPLTPIQLSAERIKRRFGRKIEDEEDRKVFDQCTDTIVRQVGDIGRMVDEFSSFARMPKPSKTRGDLRTILSDAIFLLEMGRTDVTFMRDFGDEPLTGLFDDRMLGQAFGNLIKNAVEAIEAVPTNEFDGERKILVRAAHDETRDRYVIDFIDNGKGLPLENRHMILEPYITMREKGTGLGLAIVRKIIEEHGGKLELHDAPHDFAGGRGAMIRVELPHIHDGERQETDREKQDGL is encoded by the coding sequence ATGGCGGAGACGCACTCCGTCCATCAGGAGGGGACCCACGATGGCGCGCCATACGGGCGCGGCGGCGCGCGGGCTATTCTCAGATCGCCCGGCATGTTCGTTGTCAGCGGCGCGCTGATCACCGCCTTCCTGTCGCTTTTCATCCTGCTTGGCCTGACGCCGATCAAACCCACCGGCAAGGTGGTGATCGCGCTGGTGGCGACCAACTCCTTGTTCGTCCTCGCCATGGTGTTCCTGATCGGGCGGGAAGTCAGTCATCTGCTGAAGGCCCGCAGACGGGGAAGGGCGGCGGCGCAGCTTCATATCCGCATCGTGGCGTTGTTTTCGATCGTGGCGATCACGCCGGCCATCCTGGTGGCGATCTTCGCGACATTGACGCTCAACGCCGGGCTAGACCGCTGGTTTGCGCTCAGGACCCAGTCCATCGTTCAGTCCTCGCTCAATGTGGCGCAGGCCTATATGATGGAGAACGCCAGCTATCTACAGGGCCAGACGCTCTCCATGGGCAACGATCTGGAGCGAAACCGGTCGCTCTATCTGCTCGACCGCCGGGGCTTTTCCGACCTGATGGCGCGGCAAGCGCGCGGGCGCGGCCTGCTCGGCGCCTCGCTGGTGCGCGCGGATGGTAGCGTCATCGTCGAGGCCGATCTCGGTGACGACAAGCCGCTGCCTGACATTCCCAAGGACGCGCTGGAAAAGGCCGCCGCCGGCACGCCGACGCTGATCCCGCCGGGCGATACCAATCTGGTCGGCGCGATCATCGCACTCGAGGCGATCCCCGACAGCCTGCTCTACACCGTCCGTGCCGTCGACCCGACCGTGATGGGCGCGATGCGGATGATCGAGGACAACGTCTCCGAATACAGTTCGATGGAGGAGGGCCGGGTCTCTATCCAGGTCGCCTTCGCCGTGCTCTATCTCGGCTTCGCGCTGATCGTTCTGCTTGCCGCGATCTGGACCGGCATCGCGGTTGCCGACCGCATCGTACTGCCGATCCGCATGCTGATCGGGGCCGCCGACCAGGTCGCCTCCGGCGACATGAAGGTCGCCGTGCCGGTGCGCTCCATCGACGGCGATGTCGGCAGGCTTTCCAGCACGTTCAACAAGATGGTCGCCGAAATCCGCGAGCAGCAGCGCGAAATCCTTGTCGCCAAGGACGAGGTCGATGACCGCCGCCGGTTTATCGAGGCCGTGCTTTCCGGGGTGACAGCGGCGGTGATCGGCGTCGATGAAAATCGCATGGTCACGATCGTGAACGTCTCCGCCGGCGAGCTTCTGGCGGCAAGGGACGACGAATTGCTCGGCCGCAAGCTGGAGGAAATTTCGCCCGAGATCGATCTGGTGATGACCGCTGCGATGCGCCGCAGCCGGCAGAATTTCCGCCAGCAGATCAATCTCGTGCGGCTCGGCAAGGAGCGCACGCTTTCGGTTCAGGTGACGCGCGAGGATTCGCGCGACGGCTCCAATGCCTATGTCATCACGCTCGATGACATCACCGATCTGATCATCGCCCAGCGCTCCACCGCCTGGGCGGACGTGGCGCGGCGTATCGCCCACGAGATCAAGAACCCGCTGACCCCAATCCAGCTTTCGGCGGAACGGATCAAGCGCCGCTTCGGCCGCAAGATCGAGGACGAGGAAGACCGCAAGGTCTTCGATCAATGTACTGATACAATCGTCCGGCAGGTCGGCGATATCGGCCGGATGGTGGACGAGTTCTCCTCCTTTGCCCGCATGCCGAAGCCTTCCAAGACCCGGGGCGATCTGCGCACGATCCTTTCCGACGCGATTTTTCTGCTGGAGATGGGGCGCACCGACGTCACCTTCATGCGCGATTTTGGCGATGAGCCGCTGACGGGGCTGTTTGACGATCGCATGCTTGGCCAGGCCTTCGGAAACCTGATCAAGAACGCCGTCGAAGCCATTGAAGCCGTTCCGACAAATGAGTTCGACGGCGAGCGCAAGATACTGGTTCGGGCCGCGCATGACGAAACCCGTGATCGCTACGTCATCGACTTCATCGACAACGGCAAGGGATTGCCGCTCGAAAATCGCCACATGATCCTTGAGCCATACATAACCATGCGCGAAAAGGGCACGGGGCTTGGTCTCGCGATCGTCCGCAAGATCATCGAGGAGCATGGCGGCAAACTCGAACTGCATGATGCGCCCCACGATTTCGCCGGCGGGCGAGGGGCGATGATCCGCGTTGAACTGCCGCATATCCACGACGGCGAGCGCCAGGAAACGGACAGGGAGAAACAAGATGGCCTCTGA
- the hflX gene encoding GTPase HflX has translation MSDNTQFPESEYENRDSSRVLVIVPVIKQSRAEAERTALSARAPESRLQEAEGLARAIGLEVAASEIVTINDPRPATLLGTGKIEELDAVLDENNIGLVVVDHPLSPVQQRNLEKAWVAKVIDRTGLILEIFGERASTKEGRLQVELAHLNYQRGRLVRSWTHLERQRGGGGFMGGPGETQIEADRRMLRERITKLERELEQVVRTRKLHRSKRKKVPHPIVALVGYTNAGKSTLFNRITGAGVLAEDMLFATLDPTLRRMKLPHGRTVILSDTVGFISDLPTHLVAAFRATLEEVLEADLILHVRDMADPARDAQSADVLRILGELGIDEAEQNARILEVWNKVDLLGPEEHDAMMARASSTENVMAVSAISGEGVDALVDRIADRLAGVLTETTITLSPDQLHLLPWLYEHALVDERRDLEDGSVSLDLRLAGGEAQRLESMLAE, from the coding sequence ATTTCCGATAATACCCAATTTCCCGAGAGCGAATACGAGAACAGGGATTCCTCCCGCGTTCTCGTAATCGTGCCGGTTATCAAGCAGTCGCGGGCCGAAGCCGAACGCACCGCGCTTTCCGCGCGCGCGCCCGAAAGCCGTCTGCAGGAGGCCGAGGGCCTTGCCCGCGCGATCGGGCTCGAGGTCGCGGCCTCGGAGATCGTGACGATCAACGATCCGCGACCGGCGACCCTGCTAGGAACCGGCAAAATCGAAGAGCTTGACGCCGTTCTGGACGAGAACAATATCGGCCTCGTGGTTGTGGATCATCCGCTGTCGCCGGTTCAGCAGCGCAATCTCGAAAAGGCCTGGGTTGCCAAGGTGATCGACCGGACCGGCCTGATTCTCGAAATCTTCGGCGAGCGCGCCTCCACTAAGGAGGGCCGGCTGCAGGTCGAACTCGCGCATCTCAATTACCAGCGCGGCCGTCTTGTCAGAAGCTGGACCCACCTTGAGCGCCAGCGCGGCGGTGGCGGCTTCATGGGCGGTCCCGGCGAAACCCAGATCGAGGCGGACCGCCGGATGCTGCGCGAGCGCATTACCAAGCTCGAACGCGAACTGGAACAGGTGGTCCGCACCCGAAAGCTTCACCGCTCCAAGCGCAAGAAGGTGCCGCATCCGATCGTGGCGCTGGTGGGCTACACCAATGCCGGCAAGTCGACCCTGTTCAACCGGATCACCGGGGCAGGGGTGCTGGCCGAGGACATGCTGTTTGCAACCCTCGACCCGACTCTGCGCCGGATGAAGCTCCCGCATGGCCGCACGGTGATCCTCTCCGACACAGTCGGTTTCATCTCGGACCTGCCGACTCATCTGGTCGCCGCCTTCCGCGCGACGCTGGAGGAGGTGCTGGAGGCGGATCTGATCCTTCATGTCCGCGACATGGCCGACCCTGCCCGCGATGCGCAATCGGCCGATGTGCTGCGCATCCTGGGCGAACTCGGCATTGACGAGGCCGAGCAGAATGCCCGCATTCTGGAGGTCTGGAACAAGGTGGATCTTTTGGGCCCGGAAGAGCATGACGCCATGATGGCGCGGGCGTCCTCCACCGAGAACGTCATGGCCGTCTCCGCCATTTCCGGCGAGGGCGTCGACGCGCTTGTCGACCGCATCGCCGACCGGCTTGCCGGCGTCCTGACGGAAACGACCATCACGCTTTCGCCCGATCAATTGCACCTGCTGCCTTGGCTTTACGAGCACGCTCTTGTCGACGAACGCCGCGATCTCGAGGATGGCTCCGTCAGCCTCGACCTGCGGCTCGCCGGCGGCGAGGCCCAGCGGCTGGAGAGCATGCTGGCGGAGTGA
- a CDS encoding two-component system sensor histidine kinase NtrB gives MNSVIGNGSQRLGAEAVALQVLNAIQNPVVLIAQDGRLSYTNWEAEVFFGASASHLSRKTLSDFIPFDSPLLALIAQVRERRAPVNEYRVDLSSPRLGQDKLVDIYVAPVGEEGAVVLVFQVRSMADKIDRQLVHRAAARSVTGLASMLAHEIKNPLSGIRGAAQLLETNASDDDRALTRLICDESDRIVSLVDRMEVFSDERPIDRVPLNIHSVLDHVKAVAKAGFARNIKITEEYDPSLPQVFANRDQMVQVFLNLIKNASEAVGDKPDGEIILTSAYRPGIRMSVAGTREKISLPLEFCVQDNGPGVPSDLMPHLFDPFITTKPNGTGLGLALVAKIIGGHGGIIECENMNGRTTFRILMPVSKDVLPLPPEMASPNMDT, from the coding sequence ATGAATTCCGTTATCGGCAATGGCAGCCAGCGCCTCGGCGCGGAGGCCGTCGCTCTGCAGGTTTTGAACGCCATTCAAAACCCCGTCGTGCTGATCGCGCAGGACGGCCGCCTTTCCTATACCAACTGGGAGGCGGAGGTGTTCTTCGGTGCCAGCGCATCACACCTGTCGCGCAAGACGCTGTCCGATTTCATTCCCTTCGACAGCCCGCTTCTGGCGCTGATCGCCCAGGTGCGCGAACGCCGGGCCCCGGTCAACGAATACCGCGTCGACCTGTCCTCGCCGCGCCTCGGGCAGGACAAGCTGGTGGATATCTATGTCGCTCCCGTGGGCGAGGAGGGGGCCGTGGTGCTCGTCTTCCAGGTCCGCTCCATGGCCGACAAGATCGACCGGCAACTGGTGCATCGCGCCGCCGCCCGCTCGGTGACCGGTCTTGCCTCGATGCTTGCCCATGAGATCAAGAACCCGCTTTCCGGGATCCGCGGCGCGGCCCAGCTTCTGGAAACAAATGCGAGCGACGACGACCGGGCGCTGACGCGGCTGATCTGCGATGAATCGGATCGGATCGTCTCGCTGGTCGACCGGATGGAAGTGTTTTCCGACGAGCGGCCGATCGACCGCGTTCCGCTCAACATTCACTCCGTTCTCGACCATGTGAAGGCGGTGGCCAAGGCCGGCTTTGCCCGCAACATCAAGATCACCGAGGAATACGACCCGTCGCTGCCGCAGGTCTTCGCCAACCGCGACCAGATGGTTCAGGTGTTCCTCAATCTGATCAAAAACGCATCGGAAGCCGTGGGCGACAAGCCGGACGGCGAAATCATCCTGACTTCGGCCTACCGCCCCGGCATCCGCATGTCGGTCGCCGGCACAAGGGAGAAGATTTCGCTGCCGCTGGAATTCTGCGTGCAGGACAATGGTCCCGGCGTGCCGTCCGATCTGATGCCGCATCTGTTCGATCCGTTCATCACCACCAAGCCGAACGGCACCGGCCTCGGACTTGCGCTGGTCGCCAAGATCATCGGCGGTCACGGCGGCATCATCGAATGCGAGAACATGAACGGCCGCACCACCTTCCGCATCCTCATGCCGGTCTCGAAAGACGTATTGCCGCTGCCGCCGGAAATGGCCAGCCCGAATATGGATACATGA
- the hfq gene encoding RNA chaperone Hfq codes for MAERSQNLQDLFLNTVRKQKISLTIFLINGVKLTGVVTSFDNFCVLLRRDGHSQLVYKHAISTIMPGQPVQMFEGDDNAS; via the coding sequence ATGGCGGAACGTTCTCAGAATTTGCAGGATCTTTTTCTCAACACGGTTCGCAAACAGAAAATTTCCCTGACGATCTTCCTGATCAACGGGGTCAAGCTGACGGGCGTGGTTACGTCGTTCGACAATTTCTGTGTCCTGCTGCGTCGTGACGGTCATTCCCAGCTTGTCTACAAGCACGCCATTTCGACGATCATGCCCGGCCAGCCGGTGCAGATGTTCGAAGGCGATGACAACGCTTCCTGA
- a CDS encoding sigma-54-dependent transcriptional regulator: MASDILVVDDEADIRDIVSGILSDEGHETRVAHDSDSALAAIADRVPRLIFLDIWMQGSRLDGLALLEEIKSRYADLPVVMISGHGNIETAVSSIKRGAFDFIEKPFKADRLVLIAERALENSRLKNEVQELKRKSGDPEELVGSSLLVSQLRQMVDKVGPTNSRVMIFGPSGSGKEVVARLMHKKSLRAEGPFVALNAAAITPENMETELFGVEAGGGRTRKTGALERAHRGTLYLDEIGEMPLETQKKILRVLVDQQFERVGGSRRVSVDVRILSSTALDLQARIDEGQFRQDLFHRLAVVPVRIPSLSERREDIPFLVDFVMRQLCEQAGIRQRSIGDDAMAILQAHDWPGNIRQLRNNLERLLILSREEDASAPISADLLPADLSDVLPQIQTSGDAHIMTLPLREARERFERDYLMAQINRFGGNISRTAEFVGMERSALHRKLKSLGI, translated from the coding sequence ATGGCCTCTGATATTCTTGTCGTCGACGACGAAGCCGATATCCGCGATATCGTCTCGGGCATCCTGTCCGACGAGGGACACGAAACCAGGGTTGCCCATGACAGCGATAGCGCGCTGGCGGCGATTGCCGACCGGGTTCCGCGCCTGATCTTCCTCGATATCTGGATGCAGGGGAGCCGGCTCGACGGGTTGGCGCTGCTGGAGGAAATCAAGTCGCGCTACGCCGATCTGCCGGTGGTCATGATCTCCGGTCACGGCAATATCGAGACGGCGGTCTCCTCCATCAAGCGCGGCGCTTTCGATTTCATCGAAAAGCCATTCAAGGCCGACCGGCTGGTGCTGATCGCCGAACGCGCGCTGGAGAATTCGCGGCTGAAGAACGAGGTGCAGGAACTCAAGCGCAAGAGCGGCGACCCGGAAGAGCTCGTTGGTTCCTCGCTGCTGGTGTCACAGCTGCGCCAGATGGTGGACAAGGTTGGGCCCACCAACTCCCGCGTGATGATCTTCGGCCCCTCCGGCTCCGGCAAGGAGGTGGTGGCGCGGCTGATGCACAAGAAGAGCCTACGCGCCGAGGGGCCGTTCGTGGCGCTGAACGCCGCGGCGATCACGCCTGAAAACATGGAGACCGAGCTTTTCGGCGTCGAAGCCGGCGGCGGACGGACGCGCAAGACCGGCGCGCTGGAGCGCGCCCATCGCGGCACGCTCTATCTGGACGAGATCGGCGAGATGCCGCTGGAAACCCAGAAAAAGATCCTGCGCGTGCTGGTCGATCAACAGTTCGAGCGGGTCGGCGGCAGCCGGCGGGTGTCGGTCGATGTCCGTATCCTGTCCTCGACCGCGCTCGACCTTCAGGCGCGGATCGACGAGGGTCAGTTCCGGCAGGACCTGTTTCACAGGCTGGCGGTGGTGCCGGTGCGTATTCCCTCGCTCTCCGAACGGCGCGAGGATATTCCCTTCCTTGTCGATTTCGTCATGCGTCAGCTTTGCGAACAGGCCGGCATCCGCCAGCGCTCGATCGGCGATGATGCGATGGCGATCCTGCAGGCCCATGACTGGCCCGGCAATATCAGGCAGTTGCGCAACAATCTGGAGCGGCTGCTGATCCTGTCGCGCGAGGAGGACGCGTCCGCGCCGATCTCCGCCGACCTGCTGCCGGCCGACCTTTCCGACGTGTTGCCGCAGATCCAGACTTCAGGCGATGCGCATATCATGACGCTGCCGCTGAGAGAGGCGCGCGAGCGCTTTGAACGCGACTATCTGATGGCGCAGATCAACCGGTTCGGCGGGAACATTTCGCGCACCGCCGAATTTGTCGGGATGGAGCGATCCGCGCTGCACCGCAAGCTTAAGTCGCTTGGCATTTAG
- the dusB gene encoding tRNA dihydrouridine synthase DusB, with translation MCCMKDSHLPHRKPSDSFRIGPIEIRNRVILAPMSGVTDLPFRALAWRHGAGLVVTEMIASRELTFNTAESWVRLRGAGLKPHMVQLAGRDPHYMAEAARIAESNGADIIDINMGCPAKKVVGGYTGSALMREPERALEIIEATVGAVKVPVTVKMRLGWDHDSINAPYLARRAEEAGVQAITVHGRTRMQFYKGKADWQAIERVAEVVSVPFIANGDIESREDAAYLLSRPGITAVMVGRSCQGRPWHAGYLAGRAEPAFDEKARIAIGHYQAMIDFYGPEVGVRHARKHLGWYLERLAPGVGAEARSSIMTSDDPESVSAQLAAIFEYASPERKAA, from the coding sequence ATGTGCTGCATGAAAGATAGCCATTTGCCTCACCGCAAACCATCAGATTCTTTTCGGATCGGCCCGATCGAGATCCGCAACCGCGTGATTCTCGCGCCGATGTCGGGCGTCACCGATCTGCCGTTTCGCGCGCTTGCCTGGCGGCACGGTGCTGGGCTCGTGGTGACGGAGATGATCGCAAGCCGCGAACTGACGTTCAACACCGCTGAAAGCTGGGTTCGGCTGCGCGGGGCGGGGCTAAAACCGCATATGGTGCAGCTTGCCGGGCGCGATCCGCATTACATGGCGGAGGCGGCGCGGATCGCCGAATCGAACGGCGCCGATATCATCGACATCAACATGGGCTGCCCGGCCAAGAAGGTGGTCGGCGGCTATACCGGTTCGGCGCTGATGCGCGAGCCCGAGCGGGCGCTCGAAATCATCGAGGCGACCGTCGGTGCGGTGAAGGTGCCGGTCACGGTCAAGATGCGGCTCGGCTGGGATCATGACAGCATCAATGCGCCCTATCTGGCCCGGCGCGCGGAAGAGGCGGGCGTTCAGGCGATCACCGTCCACGGCCGCACCCGCATGCAGTTCTACAAGGGCAAGGCCGACTGGCAGGCGATCGAGCGCGTAGCCGAGGTCGTCTCCGTGCCCTTCATCGCCAATGGCGATATCGAGAGCCGGGAAGATGCCGCCTATCTGCTGTCGCGACCCGGCATCACGGCCGTGATGGTCGGCCGCTCGTGTCAGGGCCGTCCCTGGCATGCCGGTTATCTGGCGGGCCGGGCCGAACCCGCTTTTGACGAAAAGGCGCGGATCGCGATCGGGCATTATCAGGCCATGATCGACTTCTACGGTCCTGAAGTCGGCGTCCGCCATGCGCGCAAGCATCTCGGCTGGTACCTTGAGCGGCTTGCGCCCGGCGTCGGCGCGGAGGCGCGATCCTCGATCATGACCTCCGACGATCCCGAGTCCGTGTCAGCGCAGCTTGCCGCCATCTTCGAATACGCATCGCCCGAAAGGAAAGCGGCATGA
- the trkA gene encoding Trk system potassium transporter TrkA yields the protein MKIIICGAGQVGFGIAERLSQEYNDVSVIDTSASLITAITELLDVRGYVGHGAHPDMLAKAGADQADMIIAVTLHDEINMVACQVAHSLFNVPTKIARIRSQSYLHSHYSDLFSRDHMPIDVTISPEVEVGKMVLRRISFPGATDIVRFADEKIAMLAVECNDDCPVLNTPLVQLSQLFPDLNATVTGIYRHEEVIIPHSTDQILAGDLVYVVCEHEHIRRTLALFGHEEQEARRIVIAGGGNIGFFVAKSIEDLQPKTRIKMIEQDRDKAVAVSDALHHGIVIHGSALDQNIMVQADVPDAHLMVALTNNDQTNILASVIAKQLGCKSNLALLNNPSFHDVTKSLGIDAYINPRAVTISRVLQHVRKGRIRSVYAVQKGAAEVIEAEALATSPLVGTPFRDLDLPDGIRIGAIYRGEEVIRPHGDLKIKAHDRVILFAAASAVRHVEQLFRVSIQYF from the coding sequence ATGAAAATCATCATCTGCGGCGCTGGTCAGGTCGGTTTCGGCATCGCCGAACGGCTTTCCCAGGAATATAACGACGTCTCCGTTATCGACACGTCCGCGTCGCTCATCACTGCCATCACCGAGCTTCTGGACGTGCGCGGCTATGTCGGCCACGGCGCCCATCCCGACATGCTGGCCAAGGCCGGCGCCGATCAGGCGGACATGATCATCGCCGTGACGCTGCATGACGAGATCAACATGGTCGCCTGCCAGGTGGCGCATTCGCTGTTCAACGTGCCGACCAAGATTGCCCGCATCCGTTCGCAAAGCTATCTGCATTCGCATTATTCGGACCTGTTCTCGCGCGATCACATGCCGATCGATGTCACGATTTCGCCGGAAGTCGAAGTCGGCAAGATGGTGCTCAGGCGCATCTCCTTCCCCGGCGCGACCGATATCGTGCGCTTCGCCGACGAGAAGATCGCGATGCTCGCGGTTGAGTGCAACGACGACTGCCCGGTCCTGAACACGCCGCTCGTCCAGCTCAGCCAGTTGTTTCCGGACCTGAACGCGACCGTGACCGGGATCTATCGCCATGAAGAGGTGATCATTCCGCATTCGACCGACCAGATTCTCGCCGGCGACCTTGTCTATGTGGTTTGCGAGCACGAGCATATCCGGCGCACGCTGGCGCTGTTCGGTCATGAGGAGCAGGAGGCGCGGCGGATCGTGATCGCCGGCGGCGGCAATATCGGCTTCTTCGTCGCCAAGTCGATCGAGGACCTGCAGCCCAAGACCCGCATCAAGATGATCGAGCAGGACCGTGACAAGGCGGTGGCGGTGTCGGACGCGCTGCACCACGGCATCGTCATCCATGGCTCGGCGCTCGACCAGAACATCATGGTGCAGGCCGATGTGCCCGACGCCCATCTGATGGTCGCGCTGACCAATAACGACCAGACCAATATCCTGGCCTCGGTGATCGCCAAGCAGCTCGGCTGCAAGTCCAATCTGGCGCTCCTGAACAACCCGTCGTTCCACGATGTCACCAAATCGCTCGGTATCGATGCCTATATCAATCCGCGCGCGGTCACGATCTCGCGGGTGCTTCAGCATGTGCGCAAGGGGCGCATCCGCTCGGTCTACGCGGTGCAGAAGGGTGCTGCGGAGGTGATCGAGGCGGAGGCGCTCGCGACATCGCCGCTGGTCGGCACGCCGTTCCGCGACCTCGACCTGCCCGACGGCATCCGCATCGGCGCGATCTACCGGGGTGAGGAGGTCATCCGGCCGCATGGCGATCTCAAGATCAAGGCGCATGACCGGGTGATCCTGTTTGCCGCCGCTTCTGCGGTGCGGCACGTCGAGCAGCTTTTCCGGGTTTCGATCCAGTATTTTTGA
- the ntrC gene encoding nitrogen regulation protein NR(I) codes for MTATILVADDDAAIRTVLNQALSRAGYDVRITSNAATLWRWVSAGEGDLVLTDVVMPDENAFDLLPRIKKSRPELPVIVMSAQNTFMTAVRASEKGAYDYLPKPFDLTELIAIVGRALSEPKRKPAPLGDDMQDGMPLVGRSAAMQEIYRVLARLMQTDLTLMITGESGTGKELVARALHDYGKRRNGPFVAINMAAIPRDLIESELFGHEKGAFTGAQTRSSGRFEQAEGGTLFLDEIGDMPMDAQTRLLRVLQQGEYTTVGGRTPIRTDVRIVAATNKDLKQSINQGLFREDLYYRLNVVPLRLPPLRERAEDIGDLVRHFVNEGEVEGLGGKRFEQQALDAMKSYGWPGNVRELENLVRRLMALYPQEVITREIVEQELQADQPEAPAEGAAVRNGMPTIAQAVEENMRSYFAGFGDGLPPSGLYERVLNEVEYPLILAALTATRGNQIRAADLLGLNRNTLRKKIRELGVSVYRSSRSS; via the coding sequence ATGACAGCTACGATCCTTGTTGCCGATGACGACGCGGCGATCCGCACCGTGCTGAACCAGGCGCTGAGCCGGGCCGGTTATGACGTCCGCATCACCTCGAATGCCGCCACGCTGTGGCGCTGGGTCTCCGCCGGCGAGGGCGATCTGGTGCTGACCGACGTGGTGATGCCGGACGAAAACGCCTTCGACCTGTTGCCGCGCATCAAGAAATCGCGGCCGGAACTGCCGGTCATCGTGATGAGCGCGCAGAATACCTTCATGACGGCGGTCCGCGCTTCAGAAAAGGGCGCCTACGACTATCTGCCGAAGCCGTTCGACCTGACGGAACTGATCGCGATCGTCGGCCGCGCGCTGTCGGAGCCGAAGCGCAAACCGGCGCCGCTCGGCGATGACATGCAGGACGGCATGCCGCTGGTCGGTCGTTCCGCCGCGATGCAGGAAATCTACCGCGTCCTCGCCCGCCTGATGCAGACCGATCTGACGCTGATGATCACCGGCGAATCCGGCACCGGCAAGGAACTGGTGGCCCGCGCGCTGCACGACTACGGCAAGCGCCGCAATGGACCTTTCGTGGCCATCAACATGGCGGCGATCCCGCGCGACCTGATCGAATCGGAGTTGTTCGGCCACGAGAAGGGGGCCTTCACAGGGGCACAGACCCGGTCCTCCGGCCGGTTTGAACAGGCCGAGGGCGGCACGCTGTTTCTGGACGAGATCGGCGACATGCCGATGGATGCGCAGACAAGGCTTCTGCGCGTGCTCCAGCAGGGCGAATACACCACTGTCGGCGGGCGCACGCCGATCCGCACCGATGTCCGGATCGTGGCCGCAACCAACAAGGACCTGAAACAGTCGATCAATCAGGGTCTGTTCCGCGAGGATCTCTATTACCGCCTCAACGTCGTGCCGCTGCGTCTGCCGCCACTGCGCGAACGGGCGGAGGATATCGGCGATCTGGTGCGCCATTTCGTCAATGAGGGCGAGGTCGAGGGCTTGGGCGGCAAGCGCTTCGAGCAGCAGGCGCTCGACGCGATGAAATCCTATGGCTGGCCGGGCAATGTCCGCGAACTTGAGAATCTCGTTCGCCGCCTGATGGCGCTCTATCCGCAGGAGGTCATCACTCGCGAGATCGTGGAGCAGGAATTGCAGGCCGACCAGCCGGAAGCGCCCGCCGAGGGCGCTGCGGTGAGGAACGGCATGCCGACCATCGCCCAGGCGGTGGAGGAGAACATGCGTAGCTATTTCGCCGGGTTCGGCGATGGGCTGCCGCCCTCCGGCCTCTACGAGCGGGTGCTCAACGAGGTCGAGTATCCGCTGATCCTGGCGGCGCTGACGGCGACCCGCGGCAACCAGATCCGCGCCGCCGACCTGCTCGGCCTCAACCGCAACACGCTGCGCAAGAAGATCCGCGAACTGGGCGTTTCGGTCTATCGCAGCTCCCGCAGTTCCTGA